In one window of Brassica rapa cultivar Chiifu-401-42 chromosome A07, CAAS_Brap_v3.01, whole genome shotgun sequence DNA:
- the LOC103868412 gene encoding probable WRKY transcription factor 14 produces the protein MDNFQGDLTDVVRGIGGHMLSPEISSSPNILPLPQPSPSDLHMNPFGDPFVSMTDPLLQELNAVTNSSHFSTAEDNANNNNRFLVPKVVLEDDQIKSQCSIFPRIRISHSNIIHESSPCNSPAMSAHVLAAAAAASPRGIINANTNSPRNCLLVDGNTFSSQIQISSPRNVGLKRRKSQAKKVVCIPAPAAMNSRSSGEVVPSDLWAWRKYGQKPIKGSPFPRGYYRCSSSKGCSARKQVERSRADPSMLVITYTSEHNHPWPIQRNALAGSTRSCSSNPNSSKSSTTTASHNGPQSNTHLPSSASAVKNEQTEEDMELETVEDDNKVAPYRPEIHDQHQPDDFFADLEELELEGDSLSMLLSQGCAGDLNNETIASDGISDFFGWTAGNNNKDDQ, from the exons ATGGACAATTTTCAAGGGGACTTGACTGACGTCGTGCGAGGTATCGGAGGCCACATGTTGTCGCCGGAAATTTCTTCTTCTCCCAACATCTTGCCTCTTCCACAACCATCGCCGTCAGATCTTCACATGAATCCCTTTGGAGATCCATTCGTGAGCATGAccgatcctcttctccaagaaCTCAACGCGGTCACAAACTCTAGCCATTTCTCCACCGCCGAAGATAAcgccaacaacaacaaccgttTCTTAGTTCCTAAGGTAGTACTTGAAGATGATCAAATAAAGAGTCAATGCAGTATCTTCCCAAGAATCCGGATCTCGCATAGTAACATCATCCACGAGTCCTCTCCGTGTAATTCTCCGGCCATGTCGGCTCACGTTTTGGCCGCCGCAGCCGCGGCCTCGCCTAGAGGGATCATCAACGCCAATACAAACAGTCCTAGAAACTGTCTATTGGTCGATGGTAACACGTTCTCGTCTCAGATTCAAATTTCTTCTCCTCGGAATGTAGGCCTTAAGAGaag GAAGAGTCAGGCAAAGAAGGTGGTGTGTATACCGGCGCCGGCTGCCATGAACAGCCGATCAAGTGGAGAAGTGGTTCCGTCTGATCTATGGGCTTGGCGTAAGTACGGTCAGAAACCCATCAAAGGATCTCCTTTTCCAAG GGGTTACTATAGATGCAGCAGCTCAAAAGGTTGTTCAGCAAGAAAGCAAGTGGAAAGAAGCCGAGCCGATCCAAGCATGTTGGTTATCACATATACTTCCGAACATAACCATCCTTGGCCCATTCAACGCAACGCTCTTGCCGGTTCCACACGCTCCTGCTCCTCTAACCCCAATTCCTCCAAATCCTCAACCACAACCGCTTCACACAATGGTCCTCAAAGCAACACTCACTTACCTTCCTCAGCCTCTGCCGTTAAGAATGAACAAAcagaagaagacatggagttggaAACCGTAGAAGACGATAATAAGGTTGCTCCATATAGACCGGAGATTCATGATCAGCATCAGCCAGATGATTTCTTTGCAGATCTTGAAGAGCTAGAACTAGAAGGAGATTCTCTAAGCATGTTGCTTTCTCAAGGATGCGCCGGCGACCTGAACAATGAAACGATAGCGTCCGACGGGATCAGTGATTTCTTTGGTTGGACTGCgggaaataataataaagacGATCAGTGA